The Desertibacillus haloalkaliphilus genome includes a region encoding these proteins:
- a CDS encoding aminopeptidase, whose translation MSTFQENLEKYAELAVKVGVNIQPGQTLVVRTPLN comes from the coding sequence ATGTCAACCTTTCAAGAAAATTTAGAAAAATATGCCGAACTTGCGGTAAAAGTCGGGGTAAATATTCAGCCAGGACAAACACTTGTCGTTAGAACTCCTTTAAAT